The following are from one region of the Paraglaciecola sp. L1A13 genome:
- a CDS encoding DUF294 nucleotidyltransferase-like domain-containing protein, with translation MNHIPQHTLEFLRESAPFNLLNEEQRNVLAQSITVAYFSQDDVASLLKQQQGSLFLIYNGQYSVQDSADAERHVSDGDYFGCDNLWQKQPNAISIKVDSPGLVYCIPKKSFSQCAVKHPSIETFFRNYTSEQIYSEHVDDSKSMWLYKPIKEVISGDVIGEDIHSSILQGVQKMSRSSVSSLVITDNQTLVGILTDRDIRNRVVAQQTDVNLAVSEIMTRDPVKINEQRTLFDALCVMTEHNVHHLPVVDKNTGAPIGMLTASDMIRHQRGNVLFVINELTKASSLYELSRLSWQLPHYFSKHAKRLGDFDIAGKVLSQATDIMTRRLISFFQQQHGEAPLEYCWLVYGSQAREDQTMGSDQDNGLLLSHEPTPEQGKYFADMAEYVCRGLDKCGIQLCTGNIMASNPELRLSVDQAIKQAQVWVREPSPQAILNCNIFLDVRGVAGDRSLLSRLHEGRKDLLKQSRFIAALTRHASEGHVPLSMFQKFVYKKGLAKKDCIDLKHSGVAIINNLVRIYSLANGLTMPSIPHRLDGLLSHSGLSTKDVKNLRDIWLLLNRLRWRHQIENKVTDNYVSISDLSSIEKYQLKEAMRVIRRTQQAAVFKFAGGLG, from the coding sequence ATGAACCATATCCCACAACACACGCTAGAATTTCTGCGCGAATCAGCGCCATTTAATTTACTTAACGAAGAACAAAGAAATGTTCTGGCTCAATCCATTACGGTTGCTTACTTCAGTCAAGATGATGTGGCAAGTCTTTTGAAGCAACAACAAGGCAGCCTGTTTCTTATCTATAACGGCCAGTATTCGGTGCAAGACTCAGCGGACGCTGAGCGTCATGTCAGTGATGGGGATTATTTTGGCTGCGATAATTTATGGCAAAAACAGCCCAATGCAATCAGCATAAAAGTAGACAGCCCTGGATTGGTATATTGCATTCCTAAAAAAAGTTTTAGCCAATGCGCAGTAAAACATCCCAGTATTGAGACTTTTTTCCGCAACTATACATCGGAGCAAATTTACAGTGAGCACGTCGATGATTCAAAATCTATGTGGCTGTATAAGCCGATCAAAGAAGTTATTTCAGGTGACGTAATAGGCGAAGATATTCATAGTAGTATTTTGCAAGGGGTGCAAAAGATGTCCCGCAGTAGCGTTTCATCCCTTGTTATCACCGATAATCAAACGTTGGTTGGTATTTTAACTGACCGAGACATACGTAACCGCGTGGTCGCTCAGCAAACGGATGTCAACCTTGCTGTTAGTGAAATTATGACCCGAGATCCGGTTAAGATAAATGAACAACGCACCTTGTTCGATGCCTTGTGCGTAATGACCGAGCATAATGTTCATCATCTGCCGGTAGTGGACAAAAATACTGGCGCTCCTATTGGCATGCTGACGGCCAGCGATATGATCCGCCATCAGCGCGGGAATGTGTTGTTTGTTATTAATGAACTTACCAAAGCATCATCGCTTTATGAGCTGTCGCGGCTATCGTGGCAGTTACCCCACTATTTTTCGAAACATGCTAAACGCTTAGGTGACTTCGATATCGCGGGCAAGGTGTTGTCTCAGGCAACGGATATTATGACTCGTAGATTGATTAGTTTTTTTCAACAACAGCATGGTGAAGCCCCTTTGGAATATTGCTGGCTGGTTTATGGTTCCCAAGCAAGAGAAGATCAAACTATGGGCTCTGATCAAGACAATGGATTATTACTCTCCCATGAGCCTACGCCCGAGCAAGGGAAGTATTTTGCAGATATGGCGGAGTATGTTTGTAGAGGATTAGACAAATGCGGCATTCAGCTATGTACCGGCAATATCATGGCCAGTAATCCTGAATTGCGCTTATCGGTAGACCAAGCGATTAAGCAAGCTCAAGTTTGGGTGAGAGAGCCTAGTCCTCAAGCCATTTTGAATTGTAATATATTTCTTGATGTACGAGGAGTAGCTGGCGATCGTTCCTTGCTGAGCCGGTTACATGAAGGGCGTAAAGATCTACTCAAGCAATCAAGGTTTATTGCTGCCCTAACTCGACACGCAAGTGAAGGACACGTTCCACTTTCCATGTTCCAAAAATTTGTATACAAAAAAGGGTTGGCGAAGAAAGACTGTATTGATTTAAAGCACAGTGGTGTAGCGATAATTAATAACTTGGTGCGCATTTATTCTTTGGCTAACGGTTTAACGATGCCGTCTATTCCACATCGATTAGATGGGTTGTTATCTCATTCAGGTTTATCTACTAAGGACGTTAAGAACCTACGAGATATCTGGTTATTACTCAATCGGCTTCGCTGGCGTCATCAAATCGAGAACAAAGTTACCGACAATTATGTTTCGATCAGTGATTTATCGTCTATCGAAAAGTACCAACTAAAAGAAGCTATGCGGGTCATCCGTCGTACTCAACAAGCCGCTGTGTTCAAGTTTGCCGGTGGGTTAGGTTAA
- a CDS encoding transglutaminase-like domain-containing protein: protein MKYFTKQDTFWVILFVTLGLTACQSAPPIKQVSGPILQDDAFPRASDIRIESEKDIFRLDKEARAYVQKTVGRIKDPIERTETLARNIFERLDFDLLYRGDANTTANETFYNKTANCLSLSIMTYAMATEAGLGARFQDVKVPEYWTRREGVSLLNGHINLQIVPRERSSNSFYVYNKGYQIDFNPQTAKEHFIKTELSKNQVIAMFYNNKGADALLNNDRDRAYAYFAAALKVEPNFDSALVNLGFLYRVSKLYELSENVYLHALSSSPDNLTAWENLAYLYAHSGKPEQSAAILARVQSKRLRNPYYHLDLGRRDFDLGKLQQALTHFNRALAIDGSRHEIFYALAKTYYALGEVVETERYLKKAKRKTKNLQEKELYQGELDLLTRS from the coding sequence GTGAAATATTTTACCAAGCAGGATACATTTTGGGTGATTCTATTTGTTACCCTAGGTTTAACAGCTTGCCAAAGTGCTCCGCCCATAAAACAAGTATCAGGGCCCATTTTGCAAGATGATGCATTTCCCAGAGCAAGTGATATTAGGATTGAATCTGAAAAAGATATATTTCGGTTGGACAAAGAAGCCAGGGCCTACGTGCAAAAAACAGTCGGCCGTATTAAAGATCCAATAGAGCGAACGGAGACGTTAGCCAGAAATATATTTGAGCGCTTAGATTTTGATTTGCTTTATCGCGGTGACGCGAATACCACGGCCAATGAAACCTTTTATAACAAAACCGCGAACTGTTTATCTTTATCTATTATGACTTATGCAATGGCTACAGAGGCAGGATTAGGTGCGCGCTTTCAAGACGTTAAAGTGCCAGAGTATTGGACACGACGTGAGGGGGTAAGCTTACTAAACGGGCATATCAATTTACAAATAGTCCCAAGAGAACGCAGCAGTAATTCATTCTATGTGTATAACAAAGGTTATCAAATCGACTTTAACCCGCAAACCGCAAAAGAACATTTTATAAAAACAGAATTGAGTAAAAATCAAGTTATCGCGATGTTCTATAACAATAAGGGAGCTGATGCGTTGCTTAATAATGATCGCGACCGCGCATATGCTTATTTTGCAGCCGCCCTAAAAGTTGAGCCAAATTTTGACTCTGCTTTGGTCAATTTAGGTTTTTTGTATCGCGTATCTAAGTTGTATGAATTATCGGAAAACGTTTACTTACATGCTTTGTCTTCATCTCCTGATAATTTAACCGCATGGGAAAATTTAGCGTACTTGTATGCACATTCGGGCAAGCCGGAACAATCGGCAGCGATTCTTGCCCGAGTGCAAAGTAAACGTTTACGTAACCCATACTATCACTTGGACTTGGGAAGAAGGGATTTTGACCTCGGCAAACTGCAACAGGCTTTAACTCATTTTAATCGAGCGTTGGCTATCGACGGTAGTCGTCATGAAATATTTTATGCATTAGCGAAAACGTACTATGCGCTTGGTGAGGTAGTTGAAACTGAGAGATATTTGAAAAAAGCCAAACGTAAGACGAAAAACTTACAAGAAAAAGAGCTGTATCAAGGTGAGTTAGACTTATTGACGCGTTCTTAA
- a CDS encoding 2OG-Fe(II) oxygenase family protein yields MQLLAVDYLAPDADKQFVESLRQTGFGVLKNHPIEQSSVTSIYQNWQAFFNSDEKLHYAFDNKSHDGFFSTKVSETAKGFKKKDIKEYFHYYPWGKCPPNLKQELQDYYQAANDLASELLGWVEKYSPADVAAHYSEPLSGMATNSDQTLLRVLHYPPITGNEEPDAIRAAAHEDINLLTILPSANEPGLQVKGTGDEWIDVPCDFGNLIVNIGDMLQEASGGYFPSTSHRVINPKGADQSKSRISLPLFLHPRPEVVLSKRHTAKTYLAERLRELGVA; encoded by the coding sequence ATGCAATTGCTCGCAGTTGACTATCTAGCGCCTGACGCGGACAAACAGTTCGTTGAATCGCTGCGCCAAACAGGTTTTGGTGTCCTTAAAAACCATCCTATTGAACAGTCTTCTGTTACCAGTATTTATCAAAACTGGCAGGCTTTCTTCAATAGCGATGAGAAGCTTCATTATGCGTTCGATAATAAAAGCCACGACGGTTTCTTCTCAACTAAAGTATCTGAAACAGCCAAGGGTTTTAAAAAGAAAGATATTAAAGAGTACTTTCATTATTATCCTTGGGGTAAGTGCCCGCCAAATTTAAAACAAGAATTACAAGACTACTATCAGGCAGCTAATGATTTAGCATCTGAATTACTTGGCTGGGTTGAAAAGTATTCGCCTGCTGACGTTGCTGCCCACTACAGTGAACCGCTTTCCGGCATGGCCACGAACAGTGATCAGACACTTTTACGTGTGCTACATTACCCACCGATTACGGGCAATGAAGAACCTGACGCTATTCGCGCCGCAGCCCATGAAGATATTAATTTATTGACCATTCTGCCTTCAGCGAATGAACCTGGCCTGCAGGTTAAAGGTACCGGTGATGAATGGATTGACGTACCTTGCGACTTTGGTAATTTGATTGTTAACATCGGGGATATGTTGCAAGAAGCATCCGGTGGATATTTTCCGTCTACGTCTCATCGGGTCATTAACCCTAAAGGTGCTGATCAATCTAAATCTCGGATATCGTTACCGTTGTTTTTGCATCCCCGTCCTGAGGTAGTATTATCAAAACGCCATACCGCGAAGACCTACTTAGCTGAACGTTTACGAGAACTTGGCGTAGCGTAA
- a CDS encoding bifunctional diguanylate cyclase/phosphodiesterase encodes MSRTLQIISIQHELAMSIGLDLDLDKMLQLFLDRAKKRLSLRSALVFKQAPREDKDSNLLCYPYAPRPDEGSDWLVEQIFQFSKLDKANQCLQKDDCYFYLFKVPKFGAISFERKLHPIDDIVLHALLPLFGRLAVSCQACLEHQNLVDEIKNRKAIEEQLRRQTYQDVLTGLPNRKMLNINLQSLLSNVQQQGQYGAVFFIDLDRFKLINDTLGHSVGDELLINITSKLRNCIRRDDTLARVGGDEFILLLNNIGTDELSAVAKATKVAEKMLGITRESVELSNCSVYTSFSIGIALFPSPELSVNKTISEQAKCLIKNADVAMYKIKHTSRNGYMFFRHELQVMSAFRSEVEQRLHVALREQSFELYFQPMVNLNGKIIAAEALLRWHDEKLGWVGPQDFIPVAEESGLIVDIGMWVLRHTCELIAQNLNWFEQGKLRYISVNISPRQFSQPHFVAELLTLIGEFNIPHTYLRLEITEGVAMENITSAINIMKALSSQDLHFMLDDFGSGYSSLSYLHQLPLKSVKIDRSFVSQIHNKTDNQVIVEAIIYISKHFSLECVIEGLETAEERAYFNDKSIAAIQGFYFFKPQSEQAFTKLLNGVG; translated from the coding sequence ATGAGCCGCACCTTACAGATTATTTCTATTCAGCATGAGCTGGCTATGAGTATCGGCTTGGACTTGGATTTAGATAAAATGCTGCAGCTTTTTCTCGATAGAGCGAAAAAGCGTTTGAGTTTACGCAGCGCGTTAGTTTTCAAACAAGCCCCCAGAGAAGACAAGGACAGTAATCTACTTTGTTACCCTTATGCCCCTAGGCCCGACGAAGGGAGTGATTGGCTGGTAGAACAAATTTTCCAATTTAGTAAATTAGATAAAGCTAATCAATGCCTGCAAAAAGATGACTGCTACTTCTATCTATTTAAGGTGCCTAAATTCGGCGCGATCAGTTTCGAGCGTAAATTACATCCAATAGACGACATTGTGCTGCATGCGCTGTTGCCTCTGTTTGGGCGATTAGCCGTGAGTTGTCAAGCTTGTTTGGAACATCAAAATCTTGTTGATGAAATTAAAAACCGTAAGGCCATCGAAGAGCAACTCAGACGACAAACTTATCAAGATGTCCTGACGGGATTGCCTAACCGTAAAATGTTAAACATTAATTTGCAAAGTTTACTAAGCAATGTTCAACAACAGGGCCAATATGGCGCAGTGTTTTTTATTGATTTGGATCGCTTTAAGTTAATAAACGATACCTTAGGTCATTCTGTTGGCGATGAACTACTGATCAATATAACCAGCAAATTGAGAAATTGTATTCGCCGGGACGATACATTGGCTCGAGTCGGTGGCGATGAATTTATCTTACTGTTGAATAATATAGGCACTGACGAACTAAGTGCGGTGGCAAAAGCAACCAAAGTCGCAGAAAAAATGCTGGGTATTACCCGTGAAAGCGTTGAGCTATCTAATTGTTCTGTTTATACCAGCTTTAGTATCGGTATTGCCTTATTTCCTTCCCCTGAACTGAGTGTTAATAAGACGATCAGTGAACAGGCGAAGTGTCTTATTAAAAATGCCGATGTAGCTATGTATAAAATTAAGCATACGAGTCGTAACGGTTACATGTTTTTTCGCCACGAATTGCAAGTCATGTCGGCATTTCGTTCCGAGGTAGAGCAACGTTTGCACGTGGCTTTACGGGAACAATCATTCGAATTATATTTTCAACCAATGGTTAATCTCAACGGAAAAATAATAGCCGCTGAAGCGCTACTGCGGTGGCATGATGAGAAACTAGGTTGGGTAGGCCCTCAGGACTTTATTCCGGTGGCTGAAGAGTCAGGACTTATTGTTGACATTGGCATGTGGGTCTTGAGGCATACATGCGAGCTAATAGCGCAGAATTTAAATTGGTTTGAGCAGGGTAAGTTACGATATATCAGCGTCAATATTAGCCCGCGCCAGTTTAGCCAACCTCATTTTGTCGCCGAGTTGTTAACATTAATAGGCGAATTCAATATTCCGCATACATACTTACGACTTGAGATAACGGAAGGCGTCGCTATGGAGAATATCACCAGTGCTATCAATATAATGAAAGCACTATCCAGCCAAGATTTGCACTTTATGTTAGATGATTTTGGCAGTGGTTATTCTTCCTTATCTTATCTTCACCAATTACCGCTTAAATCCGTTAAAATAGACCGAAGCTTTGTCTCTCAAATACATAATAAGACTGATAACCAAGTTATAGTTGAAGCCATCATTTATATTTCAAAGCACTTTTCTTTGGAGTGCGTCATCGAAGGCTTAGAAACTGCGGAAGAGAGAGCGTATTTTAACGACAAGAGTATCGCCGCTATCCAAGGATTTTATTTCTTCAAACCTCAATCTGAGCAAGCATTTACTAAGCTGTTAAACGGAGTGGGTTAA
- a CDS encoding PhnD/SsuA/transferrin family substrate-binding protein codes for MLASWYTGVFSGAIKSEDLSNLISESLSCQTKSVKNSDIFVVFITDQGMASKLLSSLCSNQTINRQYGEVSIQWSHNEQEIIQYVGKGIADLALVKENVMLAFAVETTYRYQTIAQYQDYSTYLISLKEKPELTKQYLWGKRLGLLDYPSSRSGHIVPKGLMNDLGISEANMEIVYVNSHEALRDLLAAGKVDIISSFWKDEDEQRFSANYITPIKTKVSGSKWYLKMETRNTDLICEIQNTLLKLSAETQSDYYSQLQLIPNHCQPPLNEEEQQLDEK; via the coding sequence ATGCTTGCCAGTTGGTATACTGGTGTTTTTTCAGGCGCGATAAAAAGTGAAGATTTATCTAATTTAATTTCTGAATCGCTCAGTTGCCAAACAAAATCGGTAAAAAATAGTGACATTTTTGTTGTTTTTATAACCGATCAAGGAATGGCGAGCAAACTTCTTTCTTCTTTATGTAGCAATCAAACCATCAATCGTCAATACGGTGAAGTGTCAATTCAATGGAGTCATAACGAACAAGAGATCATTCAATATGTCGGCAAAGGTATCGCTGACCTTGCATTAGTTAAAGAAAATGTGATGCTTGCTTTTGCTGTAGAAACCACTTACCGCTATCAAACAATCGCCCAATATCAAGACTATTCTACCTATCTTATTTCCCTAAAAGAAAAACCGGAACTGACTAAACAATACTTATGGGGGAAACGCTTAGGCTTATTGGATTATCCCAGTAGCCGTTCAGGGCATATCGTACCTAAAGGTTTGATGAATGACTTAGGTATATCTGAAGCAAATATGGAAATAGTCTACGTTAACTCCCACGAAGCGCTGCGCGATCTTTTAGCTGCCGGTAAGGTTGATATCATCTCGTCCTTTTGGAAAGACGAAGACGAGCAGCGATTCTCTGCGAATTACATTACGCCGATAAAAACGAAAGTTAGTGGTAGCAAATGGTACTTAAAAATGGAAACTCGCAATACAGATTTGATATGCGAAATTCAAAATACCTTATTAAAGTTATCAGCTGAAACTCAATCAGATTACTACAGTCAACTTCAGCTTATCCCCAACCACTGCCAGCCGCCATTAAATGAAGAGGAGCAGCAATTAGATGAAAAATAA
- the udk gene encoding uridine kinase, with amino-acid sequence MSAPLVIAISGASGSGKSLFTENLLKEFSEDGKHVRILREDHYYRAQDHLPMEEREKNNYDHPKAFEHELLVEHLQALRNWQSVEYPHYCYKTHTRLAQTEKLMSAPVIIIEGIMLLANQDLQPLFDIKIFVDTPLDICLLRRMKRDIAERGRTLDSVAKQYESTVKPMYHQFIAPSRFTADVIVTQGGKNRIALDVIKSHIQQTLL; translated from the coding sequence ATGTCTGCCCCCCTCGTTATCGCTATCTCCGGTGCTTCTGGCTCGGGTAAATCGCTGTTTACTGAAAATTTGCTAAAGGAATTTTCAGAAGACGGGAAACATGTTCGAATATTACGTGAAGATCATTATTACCGCGCTCAGGATCATCTCCCTATGGAAGAGCGTGAAAAAAATAATTACGACCATCCCAAAGCATTTGAACATGAATTACTGGTTGAGCACTTGCAAGCCCTGAGAAACTGGCAGTCGGTTGAATACCCTCACTATTGCTACAAAACACATACACGCTTGGCTCAAACCGAAAAACTAATGTCAGCACCGGTTATCATAATTGAAGGTATTATGTTGTTAGCAAATCAAGATTTGCAGCCCTTATTCGACATTAAAATCTTTGTAGATACCCCCTTAGACATTTGCTTATTGCGTCGCATGAAACGTGATATTGCTGAACGAGGTCGTACGCTAGATTCTGTTGCCAAACAATATGAATCAACTGTTAAACCAATGTACCATCAGTTTATCGCACCAAGTCGTTTTACTGCTGATGTGATTGTTACCCAAGGCGGCAAGAACCGTATTGCACTGGATGTTATTAAATCTCATATTCAGCAGACGCTACTTTAG
- a CDS encoding FIST signal transduction protein, which produces MAVFTDVQFNSVVTVGALANSVNAVMSSHPKGLMILCTDQAATWGDEFDDWLKDVDVPIFGAIVPGLILDSKFEPTGILVAGMVNCINVSVIENISTESPQISNIDFKSSTAKSVIVMVDALSRQVDAYLQQILRLLPEDCCVFGGGAGTLKFISQPCLFSSAGMHQDAMLLVEMSTEWDLAVAHGWEILAGPYLANNADDNCILELNFEPAVTLYQRVVEEHTTLRFDEHDFFDIAKTFPFGLARLDDSVLIRDPIKVEGQGLICAGDIPDNTMLYIMQGDAEKLISAASGAVKNTISNVATSGSVSDGILFDCVSRQLFLQDEFSIELNQIHAELTEPYRVVGALVLGEIALDENGILSLHNKTAVTALARAQSE; this is translated from the coding sequence ATGGCGGTATTTACTGATGTGCAATTTAATTCAGTTGTAACTGTAGGGGCGTTAGCTAACAGCGTTAACGCTGTGATGTCTAGTCATCCAAAAGGACTTATGATCCTGTGTACCGATCAAGCCGCGACTTGGGGGGATGAATTTGATGATTGGCTAAAAGACGTTGACGTACCGATATTTGGAGCGATAGTACCGGGGCTTATTTTAGACTCGAAATTTGAACCAACTGGTATATTGGTCGCTGGTATGGTCAATTGCATCAATGTTTCAGTGATAGAAAATATTTCAACTGAATCTCCACAAATCTCGAATATAGACTTTAAATCTTCGACTGCGAAATCTGTAATTGTCATGGTGGATGCTCTATCACGCCAGGTTGACGCCTACTTACAGCAAATATTGCGCTTGTTACCTGAAGATTGTTGTGTTTTTGGTGGCGGTGCTGGCACGTTAAAGTTTATTTCTCAGCCGTGTCTGTTCAGCTCTGCTGGTATGCATCAAGATGCGATGCTATTAGTCGAAATGTCGACTGAATGGGATTTGGCGGTAGCTCATGGCTGGGAAATTTTAGCGGGGCCTTATTTGGCTAATAATGCTGATGATAACTGTATCTTGGAGCTTAACTTTGAACCCGCAGTCACACTTTATCAGCGAGTCGTAGAAGAGCACACAACGCTGCGTTTTGATGAACATGATTTTTTTGATATTGCCAAAACATTTCCTTTTGGGTTAGCTAGGTTAGATGACAGCGTTCTTATTCGCGATCCCATTAAAGTTGAGGGGCAAGGGCTTATTTGTGCCGGTGATATACCGGATAATACCATGCTCTACATTATGCAAGGAGATGCTGAGAAGCTGATATCCGCGGCATCGGGAGCAGTAAAAAATACCATTTCGAACGTAGCCACTTCGGGTAGTGTGAGTGACGGTATATTGTTCGACTGCGTTAGTCGGCAATTGTTTTTGCAAGATGAATTTTCCATCGAACTGAATCAAATTCATGCCGAGCTAACCGAACCTTATCGAGTGGTAGGCGCATTGGTATTGGGTGAGATAGCGTTAGATGAAAATGGTATTTTAAGTTTACACAATAAAACGGCCGTTACCGCTCTGGCTCGAGCGCAGAGTGAATAG
- a CDS encoding exonuclease domain-containing protein — protein sequence MWKKVKQWLAPRPQVPDEWLNMPLAEIPFLCIDLELTSLNLKDTKILSIGWVEGKGKQIFLQSCFYQVVSTTGSLNQSPVIHGLTAQDIAQGEPLRISLEKLKHYASSHIWVFHCTALDMTVLNGVFKKLNIALPTVVTVDTLRFGLYQLTRNLRPPPPNAVVLPVCRARYNLPAVAGHNALDDAMATMELLYAQIQKFSPKTSDTLKSLLITSAVEVFPAQPIQERK from the coding sequence ATGTGGAAAAAAGTGAAACAGTGGCTAGCACCCAGACCGCAAGTGCCTGACGAATGGCTAAACATGCCATTGGCAGAGATACCTTTTTTATGTATTGATTTAGAGCTTACATCACTTAATTTAAAAGATACCAAAATATTGTCAATTGGATGGGTGGAAGGCAAGGGTAAGCAAATATTCCTACAAAGTTGTTTTTACCAAGTGGTATCGACAACGGGGTCGCTAAATCAAAGTCCCGTTATACATGGATTGACCGCGCAGGATATTGCTCAAGGGGAGCCGCTACGGATTTCTCTTGAAAAACTTAAACATTATGCGAGTAGCCATATTTGGGTTTTTCACTGTACAGCCTTAGATATGACAGTTCTAAATGGTGTTTTTAAAAAGCTAAATATTGCTTTACCCACAGTGGTTACTGTAGATACTCTGCGATTTGGCTTATATCAATTAACGAGAAATTTACGGCCGCCTCCCCCCAATGCTGTCGTGCTGCCAGTCTGTCGAGCGCGCTATAATTTACCTGCAGTCGCTGGGCATAATGCATTAGACGATGCAATGGCGACTATGGAGTTACTGTACGCCCAGATCCAGAAGTTTTCCCCCAAAACCAGTGATACACTTAAGAGCTTGCTTATAACCAGTGCAGTTGAAGTATTTCCAGCACAACCGATTCAAGAGCGAAAATAG
- a CDS encoding NupC/NupG family nucleoside CNT transporter — MVSLIGIAVLFILAILLSAHRKSINWRTVGGAFAIQAIIGALVLYFPPGKEFLLGLTVYVKNIIEYSQQGIDFIFGQLGNKSLGFIFAFNVLPVIVFFSSLITVLYHLGIMSWIIRLIGGFLQVALKTSRPESMSAAANIFVGQTEAPLVVKPFIPHMTRSELFAIMVGGLASIAGSVMAGYAGMGVEIKYLLAASFMAAPGGLLMAKIIMPETQEVKNELAEVDNEEDKYANIFDAAASGAASGMHLALNVGAMLLAFIALIALLNGLIGWAGGLVGVENLSFEMILGYVFQPLAWTLGVPWDEANLAGSFIGQKMVVNEFVAYVDFLKYQADLSPGTQAIVIFSLCGFANFSSIAILMGGIGALAPTRRKEIAQLGLKAVLAATLANLMSAALAGLYLSL; from the coding sequence ATGGTCAGCTTGATTGGCATCGCTGTTCTGTTCATTCTTGCGATACTGCTTTCTGCACATCGCAAGTCGATAAACTGGCGCACTGTGGGTGGTGCATTTGCCATTCAGGCCATAATTGGCGCATTAGTGCTGTACTTCCCTCCAGGGAAAGAGTTTTTGCTAGGCCTGACTGTCTACGTCAAAAATATTATTGAATACAGTCAGCAAGGCATAGATTTCATTTTTGGTCAGCTTGGTAACAAATCACTTGGCTTTATTTTTGCGTTCAATGTTTTACCGGTCATCGTGTTTTTCTCTTCGTTAATCACTGTTCTCTATCATTTGGGAATTATGTCTTGGATCATCCGCTTAATCGGTGGTTTTTTGCAAGTCGCCCTAAAAACCAGTCGCCCTGAGTCCATGTCTGCTGCAGCTAATATTTTTGTTGGTCAGACTGAAGCCCCATTGGTGGTAAAGCCATTTATTCCACATATGACTCGCTCAGAACTGTTCGCCATTATGGTTGGCGGTTTAGCGTCTATTGCGGGCTCTGTTATGGCTGGATACGCGGGAATGGGGGTGGAAATTAAGTATTTGCTCGCTGCCAGCTTCATGGCTGCTCCAGGTGGTTTATTGATGGCAAAAATCATTATGCCTGAGACCCAAGAAGTGAAGAACGAACTAGCTGAAGTCGACAATGAAGAAGATAAATACGCTAATATTTTTGATGCGGCAGCCAGCGGTGCAGCTTCCGGTATGCACCTAGCGCTAAATGTAGGCGCCATGCTGCTTGCCTTTATCGCTCTTATCGCTTTGCTAAACGGTCTAATTGGCTGGGCTGGTGGTTTAGTGGGCGTTGAAAACTTAAGCTTTGAAATGATCCTCGGTTACGTTTTTCAGCCGTTAGCATGGACATTAGGCGTGCCATGGGATGAAGCGAATCTTGCAGGGAGCTTTATCGGGCAGAAAATGGTCGTCAATGAGTTTGTTGCCTACGTAGATTTTCTAAAATACCAAGCAGATTTATCACCAGGTACGCAAGCTATCGTCATATTTTCACTTTGTGGTTTTGCTAATTTTTCATCGATTGCGATACTTATGGGTGGTATTGGCGCATTGGCTCCAACCAGACGCAAAGAAATTGCCCAACTTGGCTTAAAAGCAGTATTAGCGGCCACGTTAGCAAATCTAATGAGCGCAGCGTTAGCAGGCTTATATCTAAGCCTTTAA